In Holophagales bacterium, one DNA window encodes the following:
- the queA gene encoding tRNA preQ1(34) S-adenosylmethionine ribosyltransferase-isomerase QueA — protein sequence MLISDFDFDLPDAAIAQEAAPRGESRLLVLAAAGQARHRQIADLPELLQPGDLLVVNDTRVIPARLFARRAATADGGGGRVELLLVEKLDDAEWECLVRPGRKAQPGTRLLLDDTLSAEVVARLGDGRRRVRFSAPVEPHLDALGHVPLPPYIKRPDAAADRERYQTVFAARPGAIAAPTAGLHFTPQLLDRLAARGIARATVTLHVGIGTFKPVTVDLVHEHRMDEERYEVPEATARAIAETRARGGRIVAVGTTVVRTLESVAAAHDGVIVAGSGRTALFITPGFAFRTVDALLTNFHLPRSTLLLLVCALGGRDRVLAAYREAVACGYRFYSYGDAMLVSPA from the coding sequence ATGCTGATCTCCGACTTCGACTTCGACCTGCCCGACGCGGCGATCGCGCAAGAGGCCGCACCGCGCGGCGAGAGCCGTCTGCTGGTCCTCGCCGCCGCGGGACAGGCACGCCACCGGCAGATCGCCGACCTGCCGGAGCTGCTGCAACCGGGCGATCTCCTGGTGGTCAACGACACGCGGGTGATCCCGGCCCGCCTCTTCGCCCGGCGAGCGGCCACGGCCGACGGCGGCGGCGGGCGCGTCGAGCTGCTGCTCGTCGAGAAGCTCGACGACGCCGAATGGGAGTGTCTCGTGCGCCCGGGGCGAAAGGCCCAGCCCGGCACGCGGCTGCTGCTCGACGACACCCTGTCGGCCGAAGTCGTCGCGCGGCTCGGCGACGGCCGCCGCCGGGTGCGCTTCTCCGCCCCGGTCGAGCCGCACCTCGACGCGCTCGGCCACGTGCCGCTTCCTCCCTACATCAAGCGACCCGACGCCGCGGCCGACCGCGAGCGCTATCAGACGGTCTTCGCCGCCCGGCCCGGAGCGATCGCCGCGCCGACCGCCGGACTCCACTTCACGCCGCAGTTGCTCGACCGGCTGGCAGCGCGGGGGATCGCCCGCGCAACGGTCACCCTGCATGTCGGAATCGGCACCTTCAAACCGGTCACGGTCGACCTGGTGCACGAGCACCGCATGGATGAGGAGCGCTACGAGGTGCCCGAAGCCACCGCCAGGGCGATCGCCGAGACGCGCGCCCGCGGCGGTCGCATCGTCGCGGTGGGGACCACCGTCGTGCGCACGCTCGAGAGCGTCGCGGCGGCGCACGACGGCGTGATCGTCGCCGGCAGCGGACGGACGGCGCTCTTCATCACCCCCGGTTTCGCCTTCCGGACCGTCGACGCGCTGCTGACCAATTTCCACCTGCCGCGGTCGACCTTGCTCCTGCTCGTCTGCGCGCTCGGTGGACGCGACCGCGTGCTCGCGGCCTACCGCGAGGCCGTGGCCTGCGGCTACCGCTTCTACTCCTACGGCGACGCGATGCTGGTCTCCCCGGCCTGA